The proteins below are encoded in one region of Bacillus vallismortis:
- a CDS encoding YkoP family protein, producing MKTCLLSIWRVIDPIYFFFSRLTLIDKDRKSVFRVRLTKYKGHHVVLSDGTHIRKNDVLVKIHLHNIKLARELQSIESAVRKGIIIYQKVYQSMPILLDYINNHKKREKIKGIIGITMLDKGVERLGFDVVPPVNPFYRCFKKMTHLPILYLTSRPASLRQIPNSSYLFISKEKLENTYQKKD from the coding sequence ATGAAAACCTGTCTCCTTTCCATCTGGAGAGTGATTGATCCGATTTATTTCTTTTTTTCAAGATTAACCTTGATTGACAAAGATCGAAAAAGCGTCTTTCGGGTCAGGTTGACAAAGTACAAAGGGCATCATGTCGTGCTGAGCGACGGAACGCATATCAGAAAAAATGATGTGCTCGTAAAAATCCACCTGCACAACATTAAGCTGGCCAGAGAGCTGCAAAGCATTGAGAGCGCCGTCAGAAAGGGGATCATTATCTATCAAAAAGTATATCAATCGATGCCGATACTTTTGGATTACATCAACAATCATAAAAAAAGAGAGAAAATCAAAGGAATCATTGGGATTACGATGCTTGACAAAGGCGTGGAAAGACTCGGCTTTGACGTGGTTCCTCCGGTCAACCCCTTTTACAGATGCTTTAAAAAGATGACCCATCTGCCAATTTTATATTTAACGTCAAGGCCAGCAAGCTTGCGGCAAATACCGAATTCATCCTATTTGTTTATCTCAAAAGAAAAGCTTGAGAACACTTACCAAAAAAAAGACTGA
- a CDS encoding metallophosphoesterase, giving the protein MFTILLSLAIILVSVPFIYRANRNTKDVKVNTISIDQKDGLPARKKLNILHLSDFHLENISVSPEELYRLTKNQPVDIIALTGDFLDRKRNIPKLAGYLHALQKLKPAYGMYAVFGNHDYVLKDKDFQRLKRVLEENGCITLQNEHVQIETAAGPVNIIGIDDYSTKRSNITGSYQNLENGYQLVLTHDPNIILDMKDVHFDYLLSGHFHGGQIHWPKPYHLVKMGKLVRMNMIKGLHYHNDRPFYISEGLGQTGVNIRVGSRPEVTFHQI; this is encoded by the coding sequence TTGTTTACAATCTTACTTTCATTGGCCATAATACTCGTATCTGTGCCATTTATATATAGAGCGAACCGCAATACAAAAGATGTGAAGGTCAACACCATTTCAATTGATCAAAAAGACGGCCTTCCAGCCAGAAAAAAATTGAATATCCTTCATTTATCAGATTTTCACTTAGAAAACATTTCTGTTTCACCTGAAGAGCTATATCGCTTAACAAAGAATCAGCCTGTGGATATCATTGCGCTTACCGGAGATTTTCTAGATCGGAAACGCAATATTCCGAAGCTGGCGGGTTATTTACATGCATTGCAAAAGCTGAAGCCTGCATATGGAATGTACGCGGTGTTCGGCAACCATGATTATGTATTGAAAGATAAGGACTTTCAGAGATTGAAGCGTGTTTTAGAGGAAAACGGCTGTATCACGCTCCAAAATGAACATGTTCAAATCGAGACGGCTGCAGGGCCTGTCAATATTATCGGAATTGATGATTACAGCACGAAACGCAGTAATATTACCGGCTCTTATCAAAATCTAGAAAACGGCTATCAGCTCGTATTAACACATGACCCAAACATTATTCTGGATATGAAAGATGTTCATTTTGATTACCTGCTATCAGGCCATTTCCACGGCGGGCAAATTCATTGGCCAAAACCGTATCATTTGGTGAAAATGGGCAAGCTCGTGCGCATGAACATGATTAAAGGCCTTCATTATCACAATGATAGACCGTTTTATATCAGCGAAGGCTTGGGACAAACCGGTGTGAATATCCGTGTCGGAAGCCGCCCCGAAGTGACATTTCATCAGATTTAA
- a CDS encoding DUF6044 family protein → MLRLMRQHKKETYYLWIALFLLLLYVSPLFILKEDAHIRVHDNLDSNIAWYKVLADSGEIVGKVDAAIPQIINGLPRDAFGTEWSGIVWLHAFFSSMTAYAISQTITRVVAFFGMYVLLKKHVIPEPKAAFIRIGVSLAFALTPFWPSGMLSTLGYPLALWAFLNIRKGDISWREWLTLGLLPLYSSFVLGFFFFLAGMACFWLYDAITKRRGNLMFLGSIAFMTSSYLFVEYRLVYSMLFSHAPMHRLEFISSRHDVWHSLRLSVKNFVYGHNHVMTVHTVVILPILLIVFAAILFKRNRTKLENVYLFLCGLNYGLSLWYAFWFNKIWAVPKQKFAFLAEFNFARFHFLRPLVIYVSFALALYLIWRMGRGWKWLVHGAVAAQLMVLAPFNEEYTYGVHYNAPTFREFYASEQFKEIKEYIGRPQDSYRVASIGLHPSIAQYNGFYTLDTYNNLYPLSYKYQFRQIIEKELEKNARLKQYFDEWGSRCYLFVDELGKRYDFKKNSNKTINHLQLNTAVFKKMGGRYIFSAVPIMNADQNHLALVKTFDHKDSAWRIYLYETK, encoded by the coding sequence ATGTTACGATTGATGAGACAACACAAAAAAGAAACATATTATCTCTGGATCGCATTATTTCTCCTTTTGCTGTATGTATCACCGCTTTTTATTTTAAAGGAAGATGCCCATATTCGCGTCCACGATAATTTAGATTCCAATATCGCTTGGTACAAGGTTTTGGCAGACAGCGGAGAAATCGTCGGCAAGGTTGACGCTGCCATTCCGCAAATTATTAACGGGCTGCCGAGAGATGCTTTTGGCACTGAGTGGAGCGGAATTGTTTGGCTGCACGCTTTCTTTTCTTCCATGACCGCCTATGCGATAAGCCAGACGATTACGAGGGTCGTCGCTTTTTTTGGAATGTATGTATTGCTGAAGAAACATGTGATTCCGGAGCCAAAAGCGGCTTTTATCCGAATAGGCGTATCGCTGGCATTTGCCTTAACACCTTTTTGGCCTTCTGGAATGCTGAGTACGCTTGGATATCCTTTGGCACTGTGGGCTTTTTTGAATATCCGAAAAGGTGATATCTCTTGGAGAGAGTGGCTGACGCTCGGTTTGCTTCCTTTATACTCAAGCTTTGTTTTAGGTTTCTTCTTTTTCTTGGCAGGAATGGCGTGCTTTTGGCTATATGATGCCATCACAAAAAGAAGAGGGAATTTGATGTTTTTAGGCAGTATTGCATTTATGACGAGTAGTTATCTTTTCGTTGAATATCGGCTCGTGTACTCGATGCTGTTCTCCCACGCGCCGATGCATCGGCTTGAATTTATCTCATCCCGGCATGATGTATGGCATTCACTTCGTCTATCCGTGAAAAACTTTGTCTACGGCCATAATCATGTGATGACCGTTCATACCGTTGTCATCCTCCCGATTCTGCTGATTGTTTTCGCAGCTATACTGTTCAAGCGAAATCGGACAAAGCTGGAAAATGTTTATCTGTTTTTATGTGGGCTAAATTACGGCCTGTCTTTATGGTATGCGTTTTGGTTCAACAAAATATGGGCGGTGCCAAAGCAGAAATTTGCCTTTTTAGCTGAATTTAATTTTGCCCGTTTTCATTTTCTGCGGCCGCTTGTCATATACGTGAGCTTTGCGCTTGCTTTATACCTTATTTGGCGGATGGGGAGAGGGTGGAAATGGCTTGTGCACGGTGCAGTCGCTGCACAGCTGATGGTGTTGGCGCCTTTTAATGAAGAATATACGTATGGCGTCCACTACAACGCGCCGACATTCCGGGAGTTTTATGCATCTGAGCAATTCAAGGAGATTAAGGAGTATATCGGGCGTCCGCAAGACTCGTACAGGGTGGCGAGCATTGGACTGCATCCGTCTATCGCCCAATATAACGGGTTTTACACATTAGATACGTATAACAACTTGTATCCGCTTTCATATAAATATCAATTTAGGCAAATCATTGAAAAAGAGCTGGAAAAAAACGCTCGGCTGAAACAATATTTTGATGAATGGGGAAGCCGTTGCTACCTTTTTGTCGATGAGCTCGGGAAACGATACGATTTTAAAAAGAACTCGAACAAAACGATCAATCATCTTCAATTAAATACAGCTGTATTTAAAAAAATGGGCGGGCGTTACATTTTTTCTGCCGTTCCGATCATGAATGCTGATCAAAACCATCTCGCGCTGGTAAAGACGTTTGACCATAAAGATTCGGCCTGGCGCATTTATTTATATGAAACAAAATAA
- a CDS encoding EAL domain-containing protein: MEIHVSYNITLICLSILIACAAAYISLELSRKVTIHTGLKSKIWLIGGSLIMGFGIWSMHFVGMMAVDIDMPIQYEFMPLIASIGAAVSGSFVSLYFVSRHILTYYRLLTGSVVLGASIASMHYIGMSAISRVMITYEPLLFTASILIAIAASFVSLKIFFDLAMKKHSDHLMIYKVISSIVMGIGISGMQYTGMLAATFRLDMAPPGSHMEIHTFHWSIFVALIIFCIQTLLLFSSHADRKFIKQSERIKDNEQRFESLIVHNIDAIFILSLEGEIISSNHAGEDMIRKFGFNMKNWKDYTSEKFKQLFEQVKLDKQAINSDSELITEKGQFHLNITLIPVEVHQELDSIYVICKDMTKQYRAEKEIHRMAHYDSLTDLPNRRHAISHLTEVLNREHTLDYNTVVFFLDLNRFKVINDALGHNVGDQLLQMTAKRLSSVVPDNGFIARLGGDEFIIILTDANTGTGEADSVARKIIQKFKKPFKIQEHTLITSVSIGIAISPKDGTNGLELMKKADMAMYAAKERNKSKYRFYSFSIGNKETVKLNQEMELREAIENDRFILHYQPQFSAKNQKMTGAEALIRLVTPDGQLRPPGEFIGVAEETGLIIDIGKWIIDEACKQARAWYEKGFDLSVAINISARQFQSEELIPLIKDTLDKYQLPPQLLEVEVTESMTMDNLDHSKKVLSSLTELGIRISIDDFGTGHSSLSYLKDFPIHRLKIDKSFIDDIQTHPKSEQITGAIIAMGHQLSLQVIAEGVENSAQKQLLYEKGCDHLQGFFFSRPIPPEQLEQLILEQPPLS; encoded by the coding sequence TTGGAAATACACGTATCGTATAATATAACACTCATATGTTTATCAATTCTAATTGCCTGTGCCGCAGCGTATATTTCCCTGGAACTGTCAAGGAAAGTCACCATTCATACAGGTTTAAAAAGTAAGATCTGGCTGATTGGCGGCTCACTTATTATGGGATTCGGTATTTGGTCAATGCATTTTGTCGGGATGATGGCCGTCGATATCGACATGCCGATCCAATATGAATTCATGCCTTTAATTGCGTCCATTGGCGCAGCTGTATCCGGATCATTTGTGTCCCTCTATTTTGTCAGCCGGCACATTCTTACATATTATAGACTGCTTACCGGGTCAGTTGTGCTTGGCGCGTCTATTGCATCTATGCATTATATCGGAATGTCTGCCATTTCCCGGGTAATGATTACGTACGAACCGCTTCTTTTTACAGCATCCATTCTGATTGCGATTGCGGCCTCTTTCGTCTCGTTAAAAATATTCTTTGACTTGGCCATGAAAAAACATTCTGATCACCTTATGATCTATAAAGTCATCAGTTCGATTGTAATGGGGATAGGCATTTCAGGCATGCAATATACAGGGATGCTTGCGGCAACTTTCCGTTTGGATATGGCACCGCCCGGAAGCCATATGGAAATCCATACGTTTCATTGGTCGATTTTTGTTGCGTTAATTATTTTCTGTATTCAAACGCTATTGTTATTCAGTTCCCATGCCGATCGAAAGTTTATTAAACAAAGCGAACGCATAAAGGATAATGAACAGAGATTTGAGTCTTTGATCGTCCATAATATTGACGCCATCTTTATTTTATCATTAGAAGGTGAGATTATATCCTCTAATCACGCTGGCGAGGACATGATCAGAAAATTTGGATTCAACATGAAAAATTGGAAAGATTATACTTCAGAGAAATTCAAACAACTTTTTGAGCAGGTCAAACTAGATAAACAAGCCATCAACAGTGACAGCGAACTAATCACTGAAAAAGGCCAGTTTCACTTAAATATTACGCTCATACCCGTTGAAGTTCATCAAGAGCTGGACAGCATTTATGTCATTTGCAAAGATATGACAAAGCAGTATAGGGCAGAAAAAGAAATCCATAGAATGGCTCATTACGATTCACTTACAGATTTACCAAACAGACGGCATGCCATCTCTCACTTAACAGAGGTGCTGAATCGCGAGCATACCTTGGATTATAACACCGTTGTCTTCTTTCTAGACTTAAATCGATTTAAAGTGATAAACGATGCGTTAGGACATAATGTCGGTGATCAGCTGCTTCAGATGACAGCTAAACGCCTGTCATCTGTTGTACCTGATAATGGGTTTATCGCCCGTCTCGGCGGTGATGAATTTATTATTATATTGACTGACGCCAATACCGGAACAGGCGAAGCGGATAGTGTAGCAAGAAAAATAATCCAAAAATTCAAAAAACCTTTTAAGATTCAGGAGCATACACTTATTACATCTGTCAGTATCGGAATTGCGATATCACCGAAAGATGGGACGAACGGTCTTGAATTGATGAAAAAAGCCGATATGGCGATGTATGCCGCCAAAGAGCGAAACAAAAGCAAATACAGATTCTATTCTTTTTCAATCGGCAACAAAGAAACGGTCAAGCTTAACCAAGAGATGGAGCTCAGAGAGGCAATAGAAAACGATCGATTTATCTTGCATTATCAGCCGCAATTCAGTGCAAAAAACCAAAAAATGACGGGTGCTGAGGCGCTGATACGCCTTGTCACACCTGACGGACAGCTGCGTCCTCCCGGAGAATTCATCGGCGTTGCTGAAGAAACGGGTCTCATTATTGATATCGGAAAGTGGATTATAGATGAAGCATGCAAGCAAGCAAGAGCCTGGTATGAGAAAGGCTTTGATCTTTCTGTCGCCATTAATATTTCCGCCAGACAGTTTCAATCCGAAGAACTGATTCCTCTGATCAAGGATACGCTTGATAAATACCAGCTCCCACCGCAGCTCCTGGAAGTGGAAGTGACAGAAAGCATGACAATGGACAATCTCGATCACTCCAAGAAGGTGTTGTCGTCTTTAACGGAATTAGGCATCAGGATCAGCATTGACGATTTTGGAACAGGGCACAGCTCCCTTAGCTATTTAAAGGACTTTCCGATACACAGGCTTAAAATTGACAAATCGTTTATCGACGATATTCAGACACATCCGAAATCAGAGCAAATTACCGGGGCGATTATTGCCATGGGACATCAGCTGTCTTTGCAGGTGATTGCTGAAGGCGTGGAAAACTCAGCCCAAAAACAGCTTCTTTACGAAAAAGGCTGTGACCATTTACAGGGCTTCTTTTTCAGCAGGCCGATACCGCCGGAACAACTCGAACAATTAATTCTCGAACAGCCGCCGCTTTCATAG
- a CDS encoding DNA ligase D, which yields MAFTMQPVLTSSPPIGAEWHYEIKYDGYRCILSIHSAGVTLTSRNGLALTSTFPEITQFAKTAFQHMEKDLPLTLDGEIVCLVNPCRSDFEHIQVRGRLKRPDKIQEAANARPCCFLAFDLIERRGEDVSSLSYLDRKKSLYSLMAAAKLPASPDPYAKEAIQYTPSCDHFESTWEKVVKYDGEGIVAKKTNSKWLEKKRSSDWLKYKNFKQAYVCITGFNPNNGFLTVSVLKHGVMTPIASVSHGMRDEEKNAIREIMEQHGHRSPTGEFTLEPSICATVQYLTILQGTLREVSFVGFEFQMDWSECTYAQVIRHSKTVHPKLQFTSLDKVIFEKNKKTKEDFIQYMIEVSDYLFPFLKDRAVTVIRYPHGSGSESFFQKNKPDYAPDFVQSFYDGSHEHIVCEDMSTLLWLANQLALEFHVPFQTIKSRRPAEIVIDLDPPSREDFLMAVQAANELKRLFDSFGITSYPKLSGNKGIQLYIPLSPEAFTYKETRQFTQLVAAYCTNAFPELFTTERLIKNRHGKLYLDYLQHAEGKTIICPYSTRGNELGTVAAPLYWHEVQTSLIPSMFTIDTVVERIRKQGCPFFDFYRSPQDEPLSAILHQLKKQS from the coding sequence ATGGCGTTCACCATGCAGCCCGTCCTTACTTCGTCACCGCCAATCGGAGCAGAATGGCACTACGAAATAAAATATGACGGGTACCGCTGTATTCTCAGCATCCATTCAGCAGGTGTGACCTTAACCAGCAGAAATGGCTTGGCGCTTACCAGTACCTTCCCTGAAATCACGCAATTCGCCAAAACTGCCTTTCAGCATATGGAAAAAGATCTTCCGCTGACACTAGATGGCGAAATCGTATGTTTGGTGAACCCTTGCCGTTCAGATTTTGAGCACATTCAAGTACGGGGGCGTTTGAAAAGACCGGATAAAATCCAAGAAGCGGCCAATGCGCGGCCGTGCTGCTTTCTCGCCTTTGATTTGATAGAGCGCCGCGGAGAGGATGTATCGTCTCTTTCGTATCTGGATCGAAAAAAATCGCTGTATAGCCTGATGGCCGCCGCAAAGCTTCCTGCATCTCCAGACCCTTATGCAAAGGAAGCTATTCAGTACACCCCCTCCTGCGACCATTTTGAATCGACCTGGGAGAAGGTTGTGAAATATGACGGAGAAGGAATTGTAGCGAAGAAAACAAACAGCAAATGGCTTGAAAAGAAGCGGTCATCCGATTGGCTTAAATATAAAAACTTTAAACAAGCTTACGTTTGCATAACAGGGTTTAACCCCAATAATGGATTTTTGACGGTGTCAGTGCTAAAACACGGCGTAATGACACCGATTGCCTCTGTCTCGCACGGAATGCGTGATGAGGAAAAAAACGCCATACGCGAGATTATGGAACAGCATGGACATCGATCACCAACAGGCGAATTTACGCTTGAACCATCGATTTGCGCAACCGTTCAATACTTAACGATTCTCCAGGGCACATTAAGGGAGGTATCGTTTGTCGGTTTTGAATTTCAAATGGATTGGAGCGAATGCACGTATGCCCAAGTCATACGCCATTCCAAAACCGTCCATCCGAAGCTTCAGTTCACAAGCCTGGATAAAGTCATATTTGAAAAGAATAAAAAAACAAAGGAAGATTTTATTCAGTACATGATTGAAGTCAGTGACTACCTGTTCCCATTTCTGAAAGACCGTGCCGTCACCGTCATCCGCTATCCGCATGGATCTGGGAGCGAATCGTTTTTTCAAAAAAACAAACCGGACTATGCGCCGGATTTTGTTCAATCTTTCTATGACGGAAGCCATGAACATATCGTCTGCGAGGATATGTCCACTTTATTATGGCTTGCCAACCAGCTTGCTTTGGAGTTTCATGTTCCCTTTCAAACCATTAAAAGCAGGCGTCCGGCTGAAATTGTCATTGATTTGGACCCGCCCTCACGAGAGGACTTTCTTATGGCCGTGCAGGCTGCGAATGAACTGAAGCGGCTGTTTGACTCCTTCGGTATCACATCATACCCGAAGCTGTCCGGCAACAAGGGCATCCAGCTTTATATTCCCTTGTCCCCTGAGGCATTTACGTATAAAGAAACACGCCAATTCACACAGCTGGTGGCAGCGTACTGCACCAATGCATTTCCCGAGCTATTTACCACCGAACGCCTGATCAAAAACAGACACGGCAAATTGTACCTTGATTACTTGCAGCATGCTGAAGGAAAAACGATTATTTGTCCTTATTCGACAAGAGGAAACGAGCTTGGCACTGTCGCAGCCCCGCTCTATTGGCACGAGGTCCAAACCTCCTTAATACCTTCTATGTTTACAATTGATACCGTCGTCGAACGGATTAGAAAGCAGGGCTGCCCTTTTTTTGATTTTTACCGCAGTCCGCAAGACGAACCTCTTAGCGCGATTTTACATCAGTTGAAAAAACAAAGCTGA
- a CDS encoding Ku protein — protein MNRSPPLHTKEKKGFIDMHTMWKGSISFGLVNIPIKLYAATEDKDIKLRSLHKEDHAPIKYEKICTNCDKTLGPDEIVKGYEYVKGKYVVLTDIDLKSLKQEHEEKAVEIVDFVQLQDIDPIYFNRSYFVGPGDNGTKAYTLLREALRSTGKIGIANMTIRSKQQLAILRVYENCIVMESIHYPDEVRSAVHVPGVPDQSNVNDKELQTAITLIDELTAEFEPEKYEDTYRQALLQRVNDKLENKETAVTPDKAPPREDVIDLVSALQASIDRTRKPNREKPAAEPAQAAEPKGAGDKKQKTTRKKASGTS, from the coding sequence ATGAATCGTTCTCCACCTCTTCACACTAAAGAAAAAAAGGGGTTTATCGATATGCATACAATGTGGAAGGGATCGATCAGTTTCGGATTAGTAAACATCCCAATCAAGCTTTATGCGGCCACAGAAGATAAAGACATCAAGCTGCGCAGCCTCCATAAGGAGGATCACGCACCCATCAAATACGAAAAAATTTGCACGAATTGCGATAAAACACTCGGTCCTGATGAAATTGTGAAAGGATATGAATATGTAAAAGGAAAATATGTTGTGCTGACGGACATAGATCTAAAAAGCTTAAAGCAGGAGCATGAGGAAAAAGCGGTTGAAATTGTTGACTTTGTTCAGCTTCAGGACATTGATCCGATTTATTTTAACCGCTCCTACTTTGTCGGACCCGGAGATAACGGCACGAAAGCCTATACCCTTCTCCGTGAAGCGCTGCGTTCAACCGGAAAGATCGGCATCGCCAATATGACAATCAGATCGAAGCAGCAGTTAGCCATTCTCCGCGTTTATGAAAATTGTATCGTAATGGAGTCTATCCATTATCCTGATGAGGTCAGAAGCGCGGTCCATGTCCCGGGTGTACCGGATCAATCGAATGTAAATGATAAGGAGCTGCAAACCGCGATCACATTAATAGATGAACTGACAGCTGAGTTTGAGCCGGAGAAATACGAGGATACGTACAGGCAAGCGCTGCTGCAAAGAGTCAACGACAAGCTCGAAAATAAGGAAACAGCCGTCACACCTGACAAAGCGCCTCCTCGTGAAGATGTCATTGATCTGGTCAGCGCCCTGCAAGCAAGCATCGACAGAACAAGAAAGCCGAACCGGGAAAAACCGGCAGCAGAACCCGCACAAGCCGCTGAACCGAAAGGAGCCGGAGATAAAAAACAAAAAACGACTAGAAAAAAAGCCTCCGGCACGTCATAG
- a CDS encoding glycosyltransferase family 2 protein, with translation MKQPQPQPVLTIVVPCFNEEEVFQETCRQLTGVIDGLIEETLIAEDSKILFVDDGSKDRTWALIAMESIKNKKITGLKLACNVGHQRALLAGLHKAKNKSDCVISIDADLQDDISVIRDFILKFHEGCEIVYGVRRSRKTDTFFKRTTALGFYRLMNKLGIKLIYNHADFRLMNKRSLEELARYPEANLFLRGIVPMIGFRSAEVLYDRKERFAGKTKYPLKKMLSFAFNGITSFSVAPIRFFTLLGFVLFLLSAVAGVGAFIQKLLGHTNAGWTSLIISIWFLGGLQLMGIGIIGEYIGTIFSEVKRRPKYAIDIDLYNEPLSPLQRQEKERLEKKYS, from the coding sequence TTGAAACAGCCACAGCCACAGCCAGTGTTAACCATCGTCGTTCCGTGTTTCAATGAAGAGGAAGTGTTTCAAGAGACCTGCCGTCAGCTGACAGGGGTTATAGACGGATTAATTGAAGAAACATTAATCGCTGAAGACAGTAAAATCCTGTTTGTCGATGATGGCAGCAAAGACCGCACTTGGGCTTTGATTGCCATGGAGAGCATAAAAAACAAGAAGATTACGGGCTTAAAATTAGCCTGCAATGTCGGGCACCAAAGAGCGCTTTTAGCCGGACTGCATAAAGCGAAGAACAAATCTGACTGCGTGATTTCGATTGATGCTGATCTGCAGGACGACATTTCTGTTATCCGGGATTTTATATTAAAGTTTCATGAGGGGTGCGAGATCGTTTACGGTGTCCGCCGCAGCAGAAAAACCGATACCTTTTTCAAGCGGACGACCGCTTTAGGATTTTATCGCCTCATGAATAAGCTTGGAATTAAATTAATTTATAATCATGCTGATTTTCGTTTAATGAATAAAAGATCGCTTGAAGAGCTTGCACGCTATCCGGAAGCGAATCTGTTTTTAAGAGGCATTGTTCCCATGATCGGCTTTAGATCAGCCGAAGTCTTGTATGACCGGAAGGAGCGCTTTGCCGGAAAAACGAAGTATCCGCTGAAAAAAATGCTCTCATTCGCTTTTAACGGGATTACATCATTCAGTGTCGCGCCGATACGCTTTTTTACGCTTTTAGGTTTTGTTTTATTTCTCCTCAGCGCTGTGGCGGGAGTCGGTGCCTTTATACAAAAGCTGCTCGGCCATACAAACGCAGGCTGGACGTCGCTCATTATTTCCATTTGGTTTTTGGGCGGACTGCAATTAATGGGAATCGGGATCATCGGAGAGTATATCGGAACCATTTTTTCCGAAGTGAAAAGGCGGCCGAAATATGCGATTGATATCGATTTGTATAATGAGCCGCTGAGCCCGCTTCAGCGTCAAGAAAAAGAGAGGCTAGAAAAAAAGTACAGTTGA
- a CDS encoding DedA family protein — protein sequence MIHKDEKREVMDIEELVMSWIEAFKSLSYFGIFLALCIEFIPAEIVLPLAGYWVSKGDMTLAGAVLAGSLGGVAGPLTLYWIGRYGGRPFLERFGKYLFIKPEALDKSDEFFKKHGGFVAFSGRFLPGIRTLISIPCGIAKMNVWVFSIYTFIAMLPITFVYVYLGVKLGENWKEVGSILDQYMLPIGIAILALFVAYLLIKKRKKRAHAEDLSVFLKNKR from the coding sequence ATGATACATAAAGATGAAAAAAGGGAAGTGATGGATATCGAAGAACTGGTTATGTCTTGGATAGAAGCATTTAAAAGCTTATCTTATTTTGGAATATTTCTGGCGCTCTGTATTGAGTTTATCCCTGCTGAAATCGTCCTGCCGCTTGCGGGTTATTGGGTGTCTAAAGGGGATATGACGCTTGCCGGCGCTGTTTTGGCAGGATCTCTCGGAGGAGTGGCCGGCCCGCTCACGCTATATTGGATAGGCCGATACGGCGGGAGGCCGTTTCTTGAGCGTTTCGGGAAGTACCTCTTCATTAAGCCTGAAGCCCTCGATAAGTCGGATGAATTTTTTAAAAAACACGGGGGCTTTGTGGCCTTTAGCGGCCGTTTCTTGCCAGGCATCCGCACATTGATCTCCATACCGTGCGGCATTGCAAAAATGAACGTTTGGGTGTTTTCGATTTACACTTTCATCGCCATGCTGCCCATTACATTTGTATATGTGTACCTCGGTGTGAAGCTCGGTGAAAATTGGAAGGAAGTCGGCTCTATTCTCGATCAATACATGCTTCCGATCGGGATCGCCATTTTGGCTTTGTTCGTGGCCTACTTGCTGATCAAAAAGAGGAAAAAACGCGCGCACGCCGAAGACTTATCTGTATTTT